The DNA segment TTTGTcaacattttaaatttggttttcAGCGATGAAGAATTAAAGGACCTAACTTTGATTGAGATTGAACAAATCTTAAACAGTAATGCCAAAAGCTTGCGGGATTATCTGACAATGCCATTTCCATCAGGGGATACTGACCATCTTAGAACACGAAACAAGATGATCTTTGATGAGTTAAATTATGATCGTGTTGAATTACAAAGGCAACACATTCAATGCCTGTCCAAATTAACTACAGAGCAAAGGAGAGTATATGATAAGATCATGAACGCTGTAGAAAGTCAACATGGACATATGTTTTTTTGTGTATGGCCATGGAGGTATAGGAAAGACTTTCCTTTGAAAAACTTTAGCTTCAGCATTGAGATCAAAGGGACAGATAGTCCTAACTGTTGCTTCTAGCGGTATTGCTTCTTTATTGTTACCTGAAGGTCAGACTGCACATTCTAGATTTGTCATACCATTAACCCCAGATAAATTCTCTACTTGCAATATCAAGCAGGGAAGTCCATTGGCAGAGTTAATTGTGAGAGCAAAGCTAATAATCTGGGATGAAGCTCCTATGATGAGCAAATTTGTTTCGAAGCAATGGATAAGACAATGAAAGATTTGATGAGGTTCAAATATGATGAAAGCATAGAGATGCCGTTCGGAGGGAAAACAATAGTCTTTGGTGGAGATTTTAGGCAAATCTTGCCAGTGATTCCAAAGGGGACAAGACAATACATCGTCAATGCATCTTTAAATTCATCATATCTATGGCAGCATTGTGAAATATTAAAGCTAACTATCAACATGCGGCTGCAATCTATAGCTGCAGATAGTGGCATACAAGATTTGCAGCAATTTGCCAAATGGATTCTTCAAGTCGGCAATGAAATATCAGAAGGAATGAGTGACGAGTGCAATTTAATTAGCATACCTCATGAATTCCTTATCACCTATTATAATGATCCAATTGAAACAATCATTGAAGCAATCTATTCTGATTACATTGGTGACATGTATAACGAACGCCACTGGAAAGGTTGAGCTATTTTGGCTCCTACAATTAATGCGGTAGATGAGGTGAATGATTACATGACCGAACTGaacaacaatgcatgcaagacttATGTTAGTTCCAATAAATGTTTGTTCCAAGGGGTAGCAATGAAATTGAAGGCATGCACACACCCAAATTTTTAGCAACAATTAAATGTTCCGGGGTTTCAAATCATGAATTGAAGCTAAAGGTTGGTTGCCATGTCATGCTTATTAGAAATATTGATCGCTCTTCAGGGCTTTGCAATGGTACTAGATTGATAATTACAAGATTTGGAGATAAAGTTATCGAGGCAAGATTATTAAATTCTGACAACTGTGTCGATAAGGTCTTTATTCCTAGAATGACACTCACACCATCAGATGCTAGGCTACTATTTAGATTTCAAAAGAGACAATTCCCTCTCATGCTATCTTATGAAACCATAAACAAAAGTTAAGGACAATTATTAGACCACATCGGATTGCTACtgaaaaaacatgttttcacacgTGGCCATATATGTTGCCATTTCAAGGGTCACTAACAAGAAAGGATTGAAAATTCTAATTGCTCATGATGAAAATACCgacaaaacataaaatattatttacccAGAAGTGTTTAGAAATGTATGACAAAGCTTTTAACATTActtatttcttaattattatctCATGTATATACATGTATTTTCGTTtataaaaaacttattttttctCGGTTTACATTCGACCAACTTTAATAATGCATACATGATTTTTATATctcaaaattattcaataattaaatattatttttcaaaaagatttattttttggGTGTCAAATTTTATAGATATCACTTCAAAAGAATAAACTAGGtcacaaatttatttttgctGATGTGGCATTATATAATTGAATGCatgtgtaaaattattttacactgatagtacatcaaaattaaattctaaattaatacAGACAATATATTCTACTTATATCCAGTACATATACTTTATCTtctttatatttcaataaaattacaaatatctTATTACACTAacttatcaatttttaaatgttaacaatatttttacaaaactaaGTTTcagcaattttaatttttctcttcaaagatcattatttttcaaactaagctttacttttatataattattctatttatttctcttccCGCGCATAGCGCTTAGCGCAGATATCTTGCTAGTTTTTTAGTAAcaaccaataaattaaatttaaaagtggCACACTGGCACGTGGGATttacactaaaaaaaatttaagattttaatttaatttctggaatttaaaaaattgcCCTAAGTTAATCTTGTACATGTTATTAACTTTACAGAAAACGAATATGAGACTAACATAATGTATTTTTCTAGTATCAAgaattaaattagtataatgaagattttgaaaatctttttaggcacaaccaatttcaaaaattactttaagAGATTTTTGCATAggatttcaataaaaatacgtCATGATTCTAGCATACGAGTATTCTTGAGAAGgtcaagggactaatttggCTCTGTTTTTATGGTATTATTTCTACTGCTAGTGTGAGAATAAAAGAAAGACTAAGAGCAAACTTAGGGAGTAAAATAAGGTTTGCAAGGAGTTTTAATAGAAAAGAACTTGTAAGGAGTTTTCATAGAAGAATTTTATTCTCATTCATTAAAATTATAGTATAGATGATACTATATATATTCCTGTAACAATGTAGTTGAAACATCatcaaaaataagaaagaaagttaATTCACATCCTATTTTCTCATATTGGCTTTGTTATAGTTAGTGCATCATTGTGGGTGGTATTCAATTTCATATTACTTTCTATCTATTAGAAGTCAAAATTTCGCTGCATACTCATCAGCTAACTATTATTTTCACATATGTTTGATAATCATAGATCTTTATCCCTAAATGCAACAAAACGTATGAAACCAAGAACATCTCAAATCTTATTATAAAGTTAAATATATTTGGAACAATttgaagatgaaaatgaaaagtGGAAATGTATCTTTGAATTTTTGGAGTTGTTTCCGGGTTAATCTTCAGATAAAAAAAGTAATCTTACTGCCGAACTTTAGTGAATTTAAAGAGATAgaaataatgatatttttaattaaaatgtcAGTTGGAACAAGGATAAGATtctcatatttattatatattatgcgGCTGAATATGGTATTGTTAAGCATACTAACCAGGTGACTAATCATACCTCTTTGATTGATTTTTGGTGCCCTCCTTCTATCAATGAAGTTAAGCTAAATTACGTTGCTAGTCTTTTTGAGCAATACGATTTGGCTAGTGATTGATGGGTTATGTTGCAAGTATTTTGATAGGACTCATAAAATGGTGTGAACTTTAGGCAATTTGAATGGGTCTTTGTTTGGCCTGAAAAAGTAGGAATAAGGAGGCTTATGTGAAATAAAcatggttctgaaaatcggaccggaccggccggttcaaccAGAAAAACCGGGAATCGGTCAGTTAACCGGTCCGGGTAAGCTCAAAAACCGACCAGCAAAAAACCAGTAAAAAACCGGTCGAACCGGCCAGTTAACCGGTAAACCGGTCAAATCGGCCGGTTTTTAACGGTTTTTTAAcggttttttattaaattaatatatttaaaattatttttaggttttttaataattttatttaatatttaattaaaccggttgaaccccGGTTGAACCCCGGTCGAACCATTAAACCATTGAACCAGTAACCTCACCGGTTcattgaccggtccggttctcgcaaccttggaAATAAATTATTTGGAGGCTTATCTTATTATAAACAAAGAATATGCTGTAATGCGAATGGATAACAATGACATTTTCTGCAAGTAGGGCTGGAAGTGAGTCAAGCCAGCTCATGAGTCAGTTCGAGCTCGACTCGTTAACAGTTCGATAAGCTAAACTCGTGAGCTGGTGAGTCAAGCTTGAGCCTGAAATTGAgcttataaattaaatgagtcgagcttgagtttggataagttcagctcattagctcgtgagctggctcgattatatatattataacaatcttaattatttaatatttatatttattttttacatataattttaatataggacataaataaaaaatttataatttattgatacataaacaatatataaaattgatcttttcaaatattttttaaaaaatataagttgtAATTTActgatatagaattatagattatgtatttatgtttctcttaTTTGAGCCAACTCGTGAGCTTGAGCCAGCTCGTGAGCTTTCGGTGAGTCGAGCTTGAGCTTAAGAAATAGGCTTGATTGTTAATGAATCGAGTCGTGAGCCAAGCTCAATTTTCGTGAGCCGAGTTTGAATTTGGTCTAACTCCACTCACTTCCAACCCTATCTGCAAAATCGGTGAGATGTTGCAGCAAAACTACGTAGTCCACGTTCATTTGATTCAGAGAACATCGAACTCAATTGCTAATCttttagcaaagataacaattaaatATAATCTGTCTTATActgaatttttcttcttttataatGTTGTTGAAGAAATTATTAAGAACTAAGAAGGAAATGTCCTCTCTGACTTAaatgatttttatgttttttttagtaaaaaaaaaacaataaaatttattattttttattagcaattaattaataatgtttaaaaaaatgaattaaaaatatattatggaattaaaaaactaaaaaatcagactaataattaaaatattagcaaaaaataacaaattctaTTGGtagtttagttttattttctttacacTATAGTAATTTAGTTAGCTGTTTTAAGGTCATAAAGAAACTCAAATAGAAAAGTTTACGTTGTAAAGCATGCAATAATGCGAGTCAGCAAGTAAATGTCACCCTACTCTCAATTATAACTTCCATCATTCaataagtaatttttaattttttatacattctattcataatgaaaaatgctatttgttcactaaaattagtcactaaaatcagtcactaatgtatttgtgtataaatacatgtgtgatttaattcattttcaatgtgtatttgtaTTCCAACATGCTATACTAGTGGCTGACTTTAGTAACTGATTTTGGTGTATAATAGATTACACCCATTTATAGTATTTCAGAGCTAGCTACATTTATTCCATACATATATTAGTGAAAATTAAATACATAGCTAGATAAGTGCTCTAGACACCGAAGCAGCATTATCATTTTCGTTATCATCATCAGTAACAAGCTTGAACTCTTGCAGCTCCTTGAAGTTCAACCATGGCTTCACCAACACTTTGGCTTCATAAACTTGTTTCTTCTCATCACCATCTTTTGCCACCATAGTTATTTCATATATGCTTCCAGCAACTACTTGCTCCTTTGCACTTATCACCCTCACAAGCTccaagcttgaattctgcagcataaattagaaattataaacatattattcaaatacaaaaatattaatcacTTATATTTTCTCAGTTCATTTGAACTAAAAATAATACTTCAAATCATACAAGTATTAATTCTTAAATAAGAATCTCCCTTATTATTACACATAGACAATAATCCAATTTTGAATAATAACCCCACTAACATACTAACATAAAGCACAAGACTTTAATTAAGTGACAAAAATAACccaaattaaaatgaattatatattttatctgaaaaaaaattagaaatatagaagtagaagacgaagaagaagaagaaccgattttttattatgttcttCAAGAGCAAAGCGAGCAAGGTTCTGGATCTCAATGCTGTTCTGGCTTCCTTCAACCACACGATTGCCACCTAGTGTAGCCATTTTCTCTTATCTctgatttcttttcttttttcttcaccCTTTATAATTTGTTAGTTGTTACATGAATTGTAATCTTGGTTTGTTAAATATCTATGTCCCTTTTGAGTGGTTAATAACGGCACCCTCCAAGCATATCTAAATACTAATATCTAAATCTCATGTTATTATCCGCACGTGTTTTTATTGGTGCATAGTCTTACAATGATTTGATAGAAAGGATTAATACTTGTAATTTACAATTCCATTCATAAAAGTACTTGAAGTTAAGAGTTaacaataattagaaaatctcACCTTCATCCTTAGATAACACCAAATTTGTCCCACATCAGgtaataaaaaagttttataaatatttttaatgtctaAGAGAGTTTTTTCAGTCCGCCGAGTTGAGTAACGCCAACTTGTGACTCAAGTGAGGGCACCAAGGTGATGGAACATGGTTTAGGCTACGCTTGGTGGGATTAGAAGCTTGCACCAAGCTGGCTTGCCCGCTCCAAGTTGAGAGTTGGGCCATGGCTCCCGAGCGAAGGCTCGAGTGTCCTGGCTCGTAGGCTAGAGGGCACCGCGTCAGGCTGGTTTAACAGAGCAGCGAATACCTCTGGCTCCCAACAGTGGAGGGATCACAAGCTGCTGCACCACTAATCGACAATGCTGGGTGTGCCTAACCATTGAACCATCAACTTttgttttattcaattttttgttatacACTGCAATCACACATTACTATATAATTTACACATACTATTCTATATCAATACTGTtacttgtatttttttatttgttgattaCTTTATCAGCATTTACATATGCAATTAATCCTAGGACAAATGCTACAGACAAACCCCCACAATTGAAAATGAAGTCCTGCAAATAAGCTTCTCAAAATTAGTGGAGAGTCAGTATTTGAAATAAACGTTACTGGAGCAATAGGGACAAAATTAAGGCGAAAAGGATTTGCAGAGAGGAAAGTCGAGATGAAGTTGATAACAGAGAggaaaatatagaatcaagttTGATATGATCATTACCTCATAATGGTCGTCATTATTATGCGTTATAACTCGGCTCCATGACCATTAAGCAATATATGATGTACCTCGTTATCTTCCGTTACTATTCGGAATTATAAGCAATAACTCGGCGACAATAACGTCTTCATCATGACCGATGCTCCAACGACAAAATAAGATCGGTTACGTTAAGCGGTAAAACCAAGAACATAACGGACAAATAACTCGTCATATATAAAAGGGAAGTAGACTATTTCTAAAGCACCAAGTTTTTCCTGAGAAAACTAGAATACGCACTGACTTAAGcttcggagtgcctttgcaggtacactccccTCTCTTTACACTGCTCGTGCTCTCACATTCACGACGAACATAAGGAACTCGGATACCAAGAGACGGACGTTCAACTTTGCAGCAGATAGCTCGGCTAATCTCGAGGAGTTGAGGCCGATCTATTTCCCAGGCAAGATCAAAGTTAattattgacttttttttttccttttcaattaCCAGAGAGACCTATAAACCAATATAACAGAGAATCAACAAAATGAAATAGAGTGAAGGTGGTGGGAGTGATAGGAACGCCAATGTGAGTGGATGACGATGCAGTGCGATAGAAAATAATTTCAACAAAGAAGGATCAGATTCAGAATggtgaaataaaaaattgaaagcaattCTGAATTAAGGAGATTTACCTGTCAAGACAAGGAACAGTGGTGGCACCTGACTGAGTAAAAGAAAACCAGTGGTGGCAGCGGAAGAGGTCACGGGTTTGCAGCGACGGAGGGAGAATCCACGGAGGACTTGCGAGGGAAGTCAGAGTCACCGCCGAGAAGAGGGTTAGGGGTTTATGGTGGGAGTAAAGTCCCATGTCGGACATCTATCTTAGAAAAAAGTCGCACACCGGGCATATTTATTAAAGGAgacaaatttatatatattatgggAACAAAATAACTTGCTGAGCTTGGTAACGCGAGCTTGTGGCCTAAGTAGGAGCATTATTGGTTGGATGTGGGCTTGAATGGGTTTCCGTGTTGGACTTGTCTCTCTAAGCATAGAGTTGGGCCTCGTCGCTGGGGCGAAGGCCCACGTGGCAACGCATGAGACTGTACTCATACAGCAGCGAGCATGCTCGATTCATGACAATAGAGGAGATAACAAAATACTGCGTCCTCAGCCCACGAGGCCATGTGGGCCTTTCTAACCATcgttgtttttttaaaaaaaagaaatactttACAcaactttttagtttttaacaacaattaaaaaaaaattctcctaTATATATCTTTCTTTGCACAACTATTACGTAATCTTTTctattcataatttttctttaattctccattcatatattattttttgtccaACTATTAcgtaatttttttgaaaaaaaaaatttatcatcatAAATTTCACGCTAAAAATTTATAACTGATCAATTTAATCcttataacttttaatattataatcaaatttttttaacaattaaaaaaattatcaattcatatatttttttgtacatACTTTGcacaaattttttaacaattaaaaaaaattcttctttcatatatttttctttacatAACTAGTACATAATCTTTTctattcataatattttttaattctccgttcatatatttttttgcaCAActattacataatttttttattcctaattttttttggaaaacaaATTTAgcattaaataaaaactaaatttcacattaaaaatttatagatGATCAATTTAATCcttataacttttaatattataatcgaatttttttaacaattataaAGATTATCCgttcatatatttttctttgtacAACTATTACATAATCAATTTCTATTACAAGTTGAGAGTTGAGTCTTGGAACttgattctattttaaaaaatattatgtatgaaataattaaatttgttaatatttattgattaattacaataaaatttgtcaataattataatattctaTATCATATCCTTTTAATAAttatccttttttttctatatctctataaatattatatatttttaaataattttttaatttttctttataatgTTTTGaatatattgtatattttttatttctgtttattaaatttatctaaatatttagagaactaattgttaattttttaataatatattattattttctactacttaaattaatatattctaCTACCcaagttattaatattattattattaataatttgataacatttaataaatacatataaatctgctttaaaatattttagttcattttttcttataaaCATTGAGTTATTTGTTTATTGCATGCTACaccttttctttattaaatataaatactttgtgaatttctttattttatagatTGTTTGGTATTagtataaataacaaaaaatataagaagTTATTTAATATAAAGTAAACATATTATgaataacttattttaaaaacatatttGCTTTAGGAAATGAGGCGGCGCCAGCTAagcgcgcttcatgattttttaagagTAACTCATTGTTGCGCTCAGCAATAAGAAGACAAGAAATtagttcaaaatatttttaaattttttttctcgatactgctgctgcaggagcacattcgagacatggaaggtcgagaaagttttctctaacatatcgggcttgaggaagtatgACATGATTGTACATtttttcaaggtctttccacagatctgcatgatcttttaatgtgaaatattcatttttcaatcttacgtcaagatgacgacgaaggaaaatcatgactttggctttatccttcttggagtattattttcagccttaatggtatttCCAATATCCATTGAATTAAGATGGATTTtagcatctagtatccatgataaataattattcctAGATATATCAAGAacattaaattcaagatgagagagttttgacataatgaaaatttgttacttgagtcttcctaaaatttgatcagagtctcgtgctgataacgtgttgtgaaataaataaataaagaagataaaataaaaaagtgtaaACAGAAGATTCTAGTAttaatatttactaatataaTTATCTCACTATAATAATAGAAGTAACTTATCTATTCACTAGTATTATATATATTGCAACTTAAGAActtaaaaagagagaaatagagAATTGTATTTAAAAGGAGGAAGAGTATTTTATTGTTTCTGTGTGTAATCAACTGGAGGTTTAACCTCCGATTTATACATGTACAAGAgtcctctttttcctctttcattagatgtaatttttttggtaataTGGCACTTCACTATAGGAAAGTTAAGCTATCTAAGTCATACGTGGTCAATGATCATCCATATTGTAACATTCTaaagtttttattaaaaaaatttagttaaaaaaaagtgaTGGTTTATGAGCACGATATACCAAGCCATATAGGTCAAGGGTGCAGCAACCTGTTAACCCTTTGTCCTCTAGCCTACACCCAAGTTTCGAGGCCCAACTCTCAACTTGGAGAGGACAGGACAACATATTGCAAATCCATTTAGCCCAACCAAAAATATCCAAGCCCATGTTCCATTACAATAATGCCCTCACTCAGGTCACAAGCTTGTGTTATCAAGTTCGGAAAATGTTACGCTTTCTCATAAGTTTTATAAACCCGTGCACTCTAATATATATGACCGAGGTGAGACTTGTCAAGAGAAGAACTTAGAACAATgttataaatatttgaataaaaaatttgatctctaaaatatattttttaaaatatatatatctaattCTTTTCGTctcatttttaaatcttttagaGGCTTATttgttgttaatattttttgtaatttttttgtcaacaataatataaattttttagtaccattttagtagtttattttagataattataaaACTCGACctaattattgaaattaaaagttATAAGGAAGCTTATTTGTTGTTAACAttttatgtgaatttttttGTCAATGATATAAACTTTGGGGTACCATTTTACTAgtttattttagataattataaaatttgacttaattaataaattttaaaagttataaggaTTAAATTGATtagctttaaattttattagtgtagaatttaattttttatttgattttaatattttgttttctaaaaaaaatatgaataaaaaatattatttaatgattgtgcaaaagaaaatatatgaacggaggagtttttttttaattgttgttaaaaaaattcaattgtgaaaaaaaatatgaaaggccCACTAGGTCGTGCAGGCTGATGTAGTGGCCTATTATGACAATAAAGAGGAATAACAGGTCACTGTTCCAGCCCACACGATCTAATGggccttttatatttttttatagttgaattttttttaataacaactaaaaaaaatcttccgttcatatattttcttttgtaCAACCATTAAATAATCTTttctattcatatttttttgaaaaacaaaatttaaagtcaaataaaaattaaattctacacTGATCAAATTTATAGCTAATCAATTTAAttcttataacttttaaaattcattaattaagtcgaattttataattatctaGAATAAACTAGTAAAATGGTACCCTAAAATTTATACCGTTGacaaaaaatctataaaaaaatattaacaacaaATAAGCCTccttataacttttaaatttcATTAATTAGGTCGAGTtttataattatctaaaataaacTACTAAAATGGTACTCGAAAATTTATATTGTTGATAAAAGAattcacaaaaaatattaacaacaaataagcctttaaaagatttaaaaatgagATGAAAAGAATTagatacatattttttaaaaataaattttagagatcaaattttttattcaaatatttataacATTGTTCTAAGTTTTTCGTTTGACAAGTCTCACCTCAGTCATATATATTAGAGCATACGGATTTATAAAACTTATGAGAAGGtgtaatatttttcaaacttgaTAACGCGAGCTTGTGACCTGAGTGGGGCATTATTATAATGGAACATGGGCTTGGATATTCTTGGTTGGGTTGAATGGTTTTATGTTGTTCTATCCTCTCCAAGTTAAGAGTTGGGCTTCGAGACTTGGGTGTAGGCTAGAGGGCAAAGGGTTAACATGTTGCTCCACCCTCGACTCACATGACCTGGTATGTCTTGCTcataaactattattttttttaattaatttaaaaaaaaactttagatGTATATTAtagttgaatttttttaacaattaaacaatctttttcatttatatATTCTCTTTTGCACAACTATTAAACGATGGAATACTTTTTTTAACAActgttcaataatttttttcatctgtaatttttttaaaaaaagactttagaatcaaattaaacaaaaattaaattaaatttaatcaatctaatccttaaaatttttaaaattgattaattaggtcgaattttataattatctaCTTTGACATTATTAATGAAATGACAATAACAACGTCGTGCCAATATGGTCCAAtagcttttgaattttcttcACCATCATATATCGataatctttattttaattgttactcaataattaatttaatcatgagTTTGATAATATGGTAAATTAACTTAGTCTCTTATGTAGATTATCTCTTTGACGAAATTAGTAAAATCCTAAAATATTAAATAGCCTAAAGTGTCACATACtgtaaaataaaactgaattaatcagcaaataaaaatttaagaacCAAATTGATTTGATCTCAAATCATACATTTACTTTTATCCTATAAATGATATGGAAAACaatttttggattaaaacatGTGTTTACATGTTTATAAACCCtttaaatatgtttatgaaACTCCATTTTGTAGTTTACACTATATCTAAAACCAAGCATACATCCATTTTGCATCTCTAATCTGTGTGTGAATTGGGATCAAATTTTGTGGTTTGATGTAGATAGAGATTATTCAAttgtttctttttcaagaaaaaaaaatcatgagatAACATTCAAATAGATAAAATTGCTTTATCTATTATACTCTAGCTAGAGTATCACGTATATTACTTATTTTATaccttatctttattttatgaggATCTGCCAACTTTTTCTAGGATGATGATTATGTCTAAATCTGCACAATGACGGGTCTCACTTGCCTTTCACCGTTTATGTTTATCCATGAATCATTCCAAAGAGAATATGCCAAACTATATTGGATTTCCATTGTGAAATCTTCATAGCaagataaaattctattaaCAGACAACCAcatgtaaatttttattttataatatactaTTATTATCAAAAAGTTGTTTTGTGGTTCATAGTCCTAAAACCAAGTGAGAATAAGTAGTTTAACTATCTTGCAAGAGCTTGGAGAATTAAATGGACAATCATAAAAGAAATCactcatcttttttaaaacataGCTAGTGAATATTATAAAGAAAGTTGAATAATGTTGAGTCCTATGTTTCTGAAGAAATTTGTAGAGtttgaaaaaggattttgattaatcaa comes from the Arachis duranensis cultivar V14167 chromosome 7, aradu.V14167.gnm2.J7QH, whole genome shotgun sequence genome and includes:
- the LOC107496688 gene encoding cysteine proteinase inhibitor, producing MATLGGNRVVEGSQNSIEIQNLARFALEEHNKKSNSSLELVRVISAKEQVVAGSIYEITMVAKDGDEKKQVYEAKVLVKPWLNFKELQEFKLVTDDDNENDNAASVSRALI
- the LOC107496632 gene encoding uncharacterized protein LOC107496632; its protein translation is MKDLMRFKYDESIEMPFGGKTIVFGGDFRQILPVIPKGTRQYIVNASLNSSYLWQHCEILKLTINMRLQSIAADSGIQDLQQFAKWILQVGNEISEGMSDECNLISIPHEFLITYYNDPIETIIEAIYSDYIGDMYNERHWKG